A genomic window from Phoenix dactylifera cultivar Barhee BC4 unplaced genomic scaffold, palm_55x_up_171113_PBpolish2nd_filt_p 000007F, whole genome shotgun sequence includes:
- the LOC103696061 gene encoding putative disease resistance protein RGA3 — translation MSEAVVSKLLDGLIALVKDEVALLWGVKGEIKRLQKSLERINAVLADAENKRIQSKEIDDWLKDMKDVMYDAEDILDECQIEAEKSKAAVSSGSQPCSCLFYCPCFGKTVFAHQIGRRIKGLNHRLDDILKDSSRFNLQLFSAGRGDHRSTSRFGRQTSPVAEPDIVGSNIQKDTNKLVELLIKEDSRENILVHAFVGTGGIGKTTLAQKIFNDERITTKFPVMLWICVSKDFEETSLLKEIINHAEGDLGGASSRAQLEPKVRNAVANKKFLLALDDVWDPKVWNDLLRNPLQSAATGSRVLVTTRNQGVALQMKAVQPHHQVDVLSTEDGWALLGKKVVLSGEEGEIEDLRDIGKEIVEKCGGLPLAIKTIGGVLSTKSRTKTEWDRVLRTLSSKPWSSSTHFPEEVQPALWLSYEDLPSHLKQCFLYCSLFPEDYIFNRVALIYYWISEGFIHEDEEGGLTLEELGEEYYGELVQRSFLQPNPYGFSNCTVHDILWSLARNLAGDENLVVKDGGEVPINSSSLKPRRLLKPRRLRGGVTKENCQAFIGALEGHKSLRTLLLHLAEIQENDLDNLIRKTPRLKVLEFPDCPIKKLPDSLGNLIHLRYLYLGGTHISEVPESIGNLVNLQFLTLSGTGQRSLPKCIGKLQKLRGLWLVAAEVLAKLPSLGKLPNLNCFDIGGARAIQKIGTEFLGQEPDCSSDQGGRMQIFPKLTKLRFSMMPNWEEWEWEVKDDDRLIAVPKLKELTLTLCPKLRSLPPGLVHYATTLTKLQIKYCDSLKEIRGFSSVQELEISCSRNLEVVSDLPSLKTLKLIDPKMRALPKWLHGGQPDFPAVNKLEIKATGQLLCRCLKDGLDWPKIEHIPYVYAKDLDGSGFISKSPSAFSTNLNDYVEDDE, via the coding sequence ATGTCTGAGGCTGTCGTCTCTAAGCTCCTTGATGGCCTGATCGCTTTGGTGAAGGACGAGGTGGCCCTGCTCTGGGGTGTGAAAGGGGAGATCAAACGGCTCCAAAAAAGTCTCGAAAGAATAAACGCCGTCCTCGCTGATGCTGAAAATAAAAGGATTCAAAGCAAAGAGATAGATGACTGGCTCAAGGACATGAAGGACGTCATGTATGATGCTGAAGACATCCTCGACGAATGCCAGATCGAGGCCGAGAAATCTAAAGCTGCAGTCTCCTCTGGAAGTCAACCTTGCTCTTGCCTCTTCTATTGCCCTTGCTTTGGCAAGACGGTGTTTGCTCATCAAATTGGCAGGAGAATCAAAGGCCTCAATCATAGGCTGGACGACATCTTGAAAGACAGTTCTAGATTTAATCTCCAGCTCTTTTCCGCCGGCCGCGGTGACCACCGATCCACTTCTCGATTTGGCAGGCAGACATCTCCCGTAGCTGAGCCTGATATCGTAGGGTCCAATATCCAGAAGGATACCAACAAACTCGTGGAGTTGTTGATTAAGGAGGATAGTCGGGAAAACATTCTTGTACATGCCTTCGTAGGAACTGGGGGAATTGGCAAGACCACTCTTGCTCAGAAGATTTTTAACGACGAAAGGATAACAACCAAGTTCCCAGTGATGCTCTGGATCTGCGTGTCCAAAGATTTTGAAGAGACCAGTCTATTGAAAGAGATCATCAATCATGCGGAGGGCGATCTAGGAGGCGCTTCTAGCAGAGCACAGCTCGAGCCCAAGGTTCGAAATGCCGTCGCAAATAAGAAATTCTTGCTTGCCTTGGATGACGTGTGGGACCCAAAAGTATGGAATGATTTACTCCGAAACCCCTTGCAGAGTGCGGCAACTGGAAGTAGGGTCCTTGTGACCACAAGGAACCAAGGGGTTGCATTGCAAATGAAGGCTGTACAACCTCATCATCAAGTGGATGTCTTGTCTACCGAAGATGGTTGGGCGCTGCTGGGCAAAAAGGTGGTTTTGAGCGGGGAGGAGGGAGAGATCGAAGATTTAAGGGATATCGGAAAGGAGATTGTTGAGAAATGTGGTGGTCTCCCTCTTGCTATTAAGACCATTGGAGGAGTATTATCAACGAAGAGCAGGACCAAGACGGAGTGGGACAGAGTTCTTAGAACCCTTTCAAGCAAGCCTTGGTCTTCTTCGACCCACTTTCCCGAAGAGGTTCAACCAGCGCTATGGTTGAGTTATGAAGACCTGCCATCTCATCTTAAGCAGTGCTTTTTATATTGCTCGTTGTTCCCTGAGGATTATATATTCAATCGTGTAGCTCTAATTTATTATTGGATCTCTGAAGGGTTCATCcatgaagatgaagaaggaggtCTAACATTGGAAGAGTTAGGTGAAGAATATTATGGGGAACTTGTTCAGAGGAGTTTTTTGCAACCAAATCCGTATGGTTTTTCAAATTGCACCGTGCATGATATACTATGGTCTCTTGCTCGAAATTTAGCGGGAGATGAGAATTTGGTTGTGAAAGATGGGGGTGAAGTCCCAATTAATTCATCTTCATTGAAGCCACGTCGCTTACTGAAGCCACGTCGCTTACGGGGTGGTGTTACAAAAGAAAACTGCCAAGCATTTATTGGTGCATTGGAAGGGCACAAATCTTTGAGGACTCTACTGCTACACTTGGCAGAAATCCAAGAGAATGATCTCGACAATCTGATTAGGAAGACACCGCGTCTGAAAGTACTAGAGTTTCCAGACTGTCCGATCAAAAAATTGCCAGACTCCTTGGGAAATCTCATACATCTACGTTATCTTTATCTGGGAGGTACTCACATAAGTGAGGTGCCAGAGAGCATAGGAAACCTTGTAAATCTGCAGTTCTTGACCCTCTCGGGCACAGGTCAACGCAGCCTTCCTAAATGTATCGGAAAGTTGCAAAAGCTGCGGGGTCTTTGGCTTGTTGCAGCAGAAGTACTGGCGAAGCTTCCATCACTAGGGAAGCTCCCAAACTTGAATTGCTTCGACATAGGAGGAGCACGTGCTATCCAAAAGATTGGGACTGAATTTCTGGGTCAGGAACCTGATTGTAGCAGTGATCAAGGTGGCAGGATGCAAATTTTTCCGAAGTTAACAAAATTGAGATTTTCAATGATGCCCAATTGGGAGGAATGGGAATGGGAGGTGAAGGATGATGACAGACTGATAGCCGTACCAAAGTTAAAAGAGTTGACACTTACTCTTTGTCCAAAGTTGAGGTCTCTTCCTCCTGGCCTTGTTCACTATGCCACTACCCTAACAAAGCTGCAGATAAAATATTGCGATAGTCTAAAAGAAATCAGGGGCTTTTCCTCCGTCCAAGAATTGGAAATATCTTGCAGTCGTAATCTGGAGGTTGTTTCAGACCTTCCTAGCTTGAAAACATTGAAGTTGATAGATCCTAAAATGCGGGCCCTGCCAAAGTGGTTACATGGAGGACAACCTGACTTCCCTGCTGTCAACAAGCTTGAGATCAAGGCCACTGGCCAACTACTCTGCAGATGCCTCAAGGATGGCTTAGATTGGCCCAAGATTGAACATATCCCCTATGTATATGCCAAAGATCTTGATGGATCCGGATTCATCTCCAAGAGTCCCTCTGCATTTAGCACCAACTTAAATGATTATGTTGAAGATGATGAGTAG